From the Malus domestica chromosome 17, GDT2T_hap1 genome, one window contains:
- the LOC103428886 gene encoding transcriptional regulator STERILE APETALA-like gives MSTSYSSAPSSTSSSSSSPTSHDGNGDDGANGAGPSHVQRGGDFQGPSSSRRRAVNEVWPEPFVEALASQVATEASRAVGRLAAAPALANVFQVCSTWRAVSRSNLLWHRLTRRIWGRTILIRDTWRDEYIYWHRTATNFRTPRSAHTTLHFDLSDVEDPDGLTCRCLTLSDAHLACGFADGAVRLFDLATRLHVSTFRPHLRDRLGRFSRAVTGIVMTDFTLTFATLDGDIHVAVINGPQVTRRAHLGDVVNDGVLVDFTGSERWWVGLYAGVPGRTFHIWDGLTEQLTFVGGTLSDPEAVMGWHMLTEMTEAVGRVRVTSRETAVACTSARVIVFDLRNQGIVLSEEYRRGIIVGAADVSRSAYIIVGRRGLASVRWSDTLEEVCRFNVRGAAQMAVMGCMNEGCALMCVGGVVRVWEVERGAYLYSFRERIGEVNALVCDERHVAACSGGTRLHLWDFGAAD, from the exons ATGTCTACCTCTTACTCTTCTGCTCcatcatcaacttcatcatcttcttcttcccccaCATCCCACGATGGAAATGGAGACGACGGTGCCAATGGAGCTGGCCCTAGCCATGTACAAAGAGGTGGTGATTTCCAAGGGCCATCCTCTTCCAGACGACGTGCCGTAAACGAGGTCTGGCCTGAGCCTTTTGTGGAAGCTCTCGCTTCTCAAGTTGCCACTGAAGCCTCCCGCGCCGTCGGACGACTTGCCGCTGCTCCTGCCCTTGCTAATGTGTTTCAG GTTTGTTCCACGTGGCGCGCCGTCTCGCGCTCTAACCTTCTCTGGCATCGCCTTACCCGCCGTATCTGGGGCCGGACAATTCTCATCCGCGACACGTGGCGCGACGAGTACATCTACTGGCATCGGACGGCCACAAACTTCCGGACCCCGAGGTCAGCCCACACGACCCTCCACTTCGACCTATCCGACGTGGAAGACCCTGACGGCCTCACCTGCCGGTGCCTCACTCTCTCCGACGCCCACCTTGCTTGCGGCTTCGCCGACGGCGCCGTCCGCCTCTTCGACCTCGCCACCCGCCTCCACGTCAGCACATTCCGGCCCCACCTCCGCGACCGCCTCGGCCGATTCTCCCGAGCCGTTACCGGCATCGTGATGACAGACTTTACTCTCACCTTTGCCACGCTGGACGGAGACATCCATGTGGCGGTCATAAACGGTCCGCAGGTCACTCGTAGGGCCCACTTGGGTGACGTAGTAAACGACGGTGTTTTGGTTGACTTCACCGGATCCGAAAGATGGTGGGTCGGGCTGTACGCAGGAGTTCCGGGTCGGACGTTTCACATTTGGGATGGTTTGACTGAACAATTGACTTTTGTCGGCGGGACGTTGTCGGATCCGGAGGCCGTGATGGGGTGGCACATGCTGACGGAGATGACCGAGGCCGTGGGGCGAGTCCGAGTCACGAGTCGGGAAACGGCCGTGGCGTGCACGAGCGCGCGTGTGATTGTCTTCGATCTGAGGAATCAGGGAATTGTGTTGAGTGAGGAGTATAGGAGAGGGATAATTGTGGGAGCGGCTGACGTGAGCAGGTCGGCGTACATTATTGTGGGGAGGAGGGGTTTGGCTAGCGTGCGCTGGAGTGACACGCTGGAGGAGGTGTGCAGGTTTAACGTGAGGGGGGCGGCGCAGATGGCGGTGATGGGGTGCATGAACGAAGGGTGCGCGCTAATGTGCGTCGGTGGGGTGGTGAGGGTGTGGGAGGTGGAGAGGGGGGCCTATCTGTACAGTTTCAGGGAGAGGATTGGGGAAGTGAACGCTTTGGTATGCGATGAACGACATGTCGCAGCGTGTTCGGGGGGTACGAGACTGCACCTTTGGGACTTCGGTGCAGCAGATTGA
- the LOC139193341 gene encoding uncharacterized protein, with amino-acid sequence MKIKGEHREENIEESKLPLQLEESRSATKGSKEVRRIRGQQLAKQRKWRSPHGGRKKNPKKGKKTDSSQLERGSARKKEIRRLTRRETRESTWTWLLCSLENRRTLQLGNCCCVAACVREETEQKEAEKESSQRGRLTGQVRRGSCISYFDFPYAVEKVSKKTGTSTHKRKAPVLVPSEDILPHKKIHKFRGEPSVRPKSQDGVLKGPAFRKTGVKTVDDATAVVVGEGSRLLPHPLTMEHTVQESDPGSRHEGKGKERAGSVPWKDLRVATRPKDFGDINNCLAGRRFAFDELGEPLAKDESDCDRMLKLSSYVMAEYHDRLQEVERYKAKLKENKQLVDEARRNKGLLTQALQLKDETMESLKRRNGENLRLKKLFEATKKQLEVATLEVSKVKGELDGALVEISELEKSIPTEREAAVQEYLSSSTFHLAIKPYCAQEARFEKRKWMAVLDRYDDGSILRKYHEDIDEHHRKGETFVLAVDPSSEDESDNEGSADAQTQHGEEDLGDAEDDGRTRNDTARGSASDENE; translated from the exons atgaaaataaaaggagagcatcgggaggagaatatagaggaaagcaagctgcctttgcagctggaggaaagCAGGTCAGCGACAAAGGGATCCAAGGAAGTCAGAAGAATTAGGGGACAGCAACTGGCAAAGCAGAGGAAATGGAGGAGTCCACACGGGGGACGgaaaaagaatccaaagaagGGGAAAAAGACTGACAGCTCGCAGCTGGAAAGGGGGTCAGCGAGAAAAAAGGAAATAAGAAGACTGACACGG CGTGAAACAAGGGAGAGCACGTGGACTTGGCTGCTGTGCAGCCTTGAAAATAGAAGGACCTTGCAGCTCGGCAATTGCTGCTGCGTGGCAGCTTGTGTTCGAGAGGAAACCGAGCAGAAAGAAGCTGAGAAGGAAAGCAGTCAGCGTGGAAGGCTGACGGGGCAAGTGAGGCGCGGGAG ttgtatttcttattttgattttccttatgcagtggagaaggtaagcaagaaaacagggactagcacccataaaaggaaagcaccagtgttagttccttcggaagacatcctaccgcataagaaaattcataagttccgAGGGGAACCATCCGTTAGACCTAAGTCCCAAGATGGGGTCCTTAAGGGGCCTGCCTTTAGGAAGACTGGAGTCAAGACCGTTGATGATGCTACTGCCGTAGTTGTAGGAGAAGGGAGCCGACTGTTGCCTCATCCTCTTACTATGGAGCACACTGTCCAGGAAAGTGATCCTGGTTCCCGCCATGaggggaaaggcaaggaaagagctggcagtgtcccgtggaaggacttgagggttgccacgcggccaaaggattttggggatatcaacaattgcttggcagggcgtcgattcgccttcgatgagctcggagagcccttagctaaggatgaatcggattgcgaccggatgttgaagctgtcttcatat gtcatggccgagtatcacgacagactgcaagaggttgagcggtacaaggcaaaactgaaggagaataagcagcttgtggacgaggcccgaaggaataagggacttttgactcaggctctccaactgaaggatgaaaccatggagagcttgaaaaggcgaaatggtgagaacctaaggcttaagaaattgttTGAGGCAACTAAAAAACAGTTGGAGGTGGCTACCTTGGAAGTATCCAAGGTTAAgggagaattggatggtgccttagttgagatttctgaactggagaagagcattccaactgaaagggaggctgctgtgcaagaatacttaagttcttcgacctttcatcttgctattaaaccctactgtgctcaagaagctcgctttgaaaaaaggaaatggatggccgtccttgatcgttatgatgatgggagcattcttcgaaaataccacgaagatatagatgagcatcatcgaaagggcgagacatttgtccttgctgttgatcctagcagcgaagatgagtctgataatgaaggtagtgctgatgcacagactcagcatggtgaagaggatcttggggatgcagaggatgatggtaggacgcggaatgatactgccaggggttcggcttcagatgagaatgaatag